Part of the Tetragenococcus koreensis genome, GAAAAAGGGACGGCTTTGCTTGAAACATTGATATATCAATGTTCTTTTTTGTTTTTGCTGTTTTGGTTTTTTCTATTATAGAAAAGAAACAAATAACTTCTTCATACTAAGTCCCGCTTCGGATAGAGAGTTTGTTGCACTTTTTGAAATTTCTTTAGTAAGTAGTCATTCTTATCTAGAAAGGGTGTTTTAACGATTTTATTTGAAATGAAAAAAATATTTAATTGATTAGTACTATAGCGTTTGAAGAATAAGGAAAGGAACATATAAATTTTACCTTTCATAATATGTCCCAACTGGAAGGGGGGGGGGATTGTTGCGTTTTTGAAGAAGAATACTAATTTTTTATTGACATTTTCTTCAGATACAACTATATTAATCATATAGATGCGCGTCTATATGTTTTTTTTACTTTTAACATAGATATCCATCTATGTGTTCATAGTTGGATGGGATCAAAGCAGATTGAAACGTAATATTTGTACTATTAAAAAATTTTGTAAGGGAGAATCATGATGGAAATTTATCAGCCTGATAATATCGAATTAACTAAGTACCTATTTTTTACAGGTAAAGGTGGAGTAGGGAAGACATCTACTGCTAGTGCAACAGCAACTTATTTAGCAGATAAAGGTAAACAAGTAATGCTTGTCAGCACAGATCCTGCCAGTAATTTACAAGACGTTTTTGAACTAGAACTGTCAAACAAGGGGACGGAAATTCCTAATGTAGAGGGATTAACGGTAGCTAATTTTGACCCAGTCGAAGCGGCTAATGATTATAAGGAAAGTATCGTTGGACCTTACCGAGGAAAATTGCCTGACTCAGTACTAGAAAATATGGAAGAACAGTTATCTGGCTCATGTACAGTAGAGATTGCCTCTTTTAATGAATTTGCTAATTTTCTAACCGATAAAGAAGCTTCTAACAAGTATGACCATATTATTTTTGATACGGCACCAACAGGTCATACCTTAAGAATGCTACAATTGCCTTCTGCCTGGAACAATTATTTAGATGAAAATCAAGCAGCTACACCCCCTTTGGGACAGCTATCGGGTGCTGTGGATAAGAAAGAAATGTATGAAATGGCAGTCAAAACTTTAGCTAATGGCAAACAAACGACTTTGATGTTAGTCACTAGACCACAAAAAGCGTCTTTATTAGAAGCTAAACGAGCTTCAAAAGAATTAGAAGGCATGGGTATTAAAAATCAAACATTAATTATTAATGGGGTTCTGGAAGAAGCAACAGATGAAGTGTCTGAAGAATTTTATAACATTCAACAAGCAGATCTGAAAAATAAGCCAGCCAGACTCGCTAAATTTCCTGAATATGTTATACCATTACGCCCCTATAATCTAATGGGGATTGAAAATATAAGAAAACTATTGGTTGAAAACCAAGAGGACATTTCT contains:
- the arsA gene encoding arsenical pump-driving ATPase, whose product is MEIYQPDNIELTKYLFFTGKGGVGKTSTASATATYLADKGKQVMLVSTDPASNLQDVFELELSNKGTEIPNVEGLTVANFDPVEAANDYKESIVGPYRGKLPDSVLENMEEQLSGSCTVEIASFNEFANFLTDKEASNKYDHIIFDTAPTGHTLRMLQLPSAWNNYLDENQAATPPLGQLSGAVDKKEMYEMAVKTLANGKQTTLMLVTRPQKASLLEAKRASKELEGMGIKNQTLIINGVLEEATDEVSEEFYNIQQADLKNKPARLAKFPEYVIPLRPYNLMGIENIRKLLVENQEDISTQSIEAKSFPHLQTVVDDLYTSDKKVIFTMGKGGVGKTTIAAAIAAALADKGKKVHLATTDPAAHLQFVISETDKISVSHIDEDKELANYQNEVLANARETMSEEDVAYVQEDLRSPCTQEIAVFRRFAEIVEGADSDVVVIDTAPTGHTLLLLDSTQSYHKEIEHSAGNVPESVQKLLPKLQNGKETEVVMVTLPEATPVYESSRLKEDLERAGIARTWWVVNNSMLSSGTTNPMLLARAQNESTWIDRVAELSNNHHAVIEWKAEELAGDALRAVL